Proteins encoded together in one Desulfurellaceae bacterium window:
- a CDS encoding CBS domain-containing protein yields the protein VSLEMLRYLPKDAWGKTQLDAVVRRQTPLAWPDEQVEDVLHRMSESSLSVMPVVERDSEKFLGAVTSNDIIQLMTMETMGESRSPRRPVETSTRS from the coding sequence CGTGTCCCTGGAGATGCTCCGCTACCTGCCTAAGGACGCTTGGGGCAAGACCCAGCTCGACGCTGTGGTACGCCGCCAAACCCCATTGGCCTGGCCTGATGAGCAGGTCGAAGACGTGCTGCACCGTATGTCAGAGAGTTCTCTTTCCGTCATGCCCGTTGTGGAAAGGGATTCGGAAAAGTTTTTGGGCGCGGTCACCAGCAACGACATCATCCAGCTCATGACCATGGAGACTATGGGCGAGAGCAGGTCGCCGCGCCGGCCGGTCGAGACCTCGACGCGGTCTTGA